A stretch of Clostridium sp. BJN0001 DNA encodes these proteins:
- a CDS encoding energy-coupling factor transporter transmembrane component T translates to MEMPEWIKNNENCEINIKKNDYLKKNFNRFFNLLKFLKKEPIYNEITNISTFFRILSLIMSVFLITICRGIFEIWICLLFVMIQLSLNRGKVICSILKKSLIMFIFPCIIFLPYCFYAPFNVIIPYYLKILIIMILVQNFIANATIYEIAESLKQMHCPDIIIFITDIIVKYLKCITYLMCDVLQAVIMRNIGEDSHEYNTIGGLFGNIFIKMKRCGESLSCAMECRGFSGSYVRKTREKIKKMDVIFILFNIIFVCIYFYVRSYEI, encoded by the coding sequence ATGGAAATGCCAGAGTGGATTAAAAACAATGAAAATTGTGAAATAAACATAAAAAAGAATGATTATTTAAAGAAGAATTTTAATAGATTTTTTAATCTATTAAAATTCTTAAAAAAAGAACCTATATATAATGAAATAACAAATATCAGTACATTTTTTAGAATTCTCTCATTAATAATGTCTGTATTTTTAATTACTATATGTAGAGGCATATTTGAGATTTGGATATGTCTTTTATTTGTAATGATTCAGCTTTCGTTAAATAGAGGAAAAGTAATATGTAGTATTTTAAAGAAATCATTAATTATGTTTATTTTTCCATGTATAATATTTCTTCCATATTGTTTTTATGCACCTTTTAACGTTATAATCCCATATTATTTGAAAATATTAATTATAATGATTTTAGTTCAGAATTTCATAGCGAATGCGACAATATATGAAATTGCAGAATCTTTAAAACAGATGCATTGTCCAGATATTATTATTTTTATTACGGACATAATTGTTAAATATTTAAAGTGTATTACATATTTGATGTGTGATGTACTTCAGGCAGTAATAATGCGTAATATAGGAGAAGATAGTCATGAATATAATACTATCGGAGGACTATTTGGCAACATATTTATAAAGATGAAAAGATGTGGAGAATCTTTATCATGTGCTATGGAGTGCAGAGGTTTTTCAGGAAGTTATGTAAGAAAAACAAGAGAAAAGATAAAAAAGATGGATGTAATATTTATACTTTTTAATATTATATTTGTGTGTATTTATTTTTACGTGAGGAGTTATGAAATATGA
- a CDS encoding ABC transporter ATP-binding protein, producing MITCDNVYFSYDNSLVLENINFNIKSGEFVVIMGDNGCGKSTLLKILNGIVFPSKGQYTFKGQNINSTYLKNSYNMSLFHQNIGFIFQNYEVQLFNSTVYDEIAFGLRTMGLKENEVKKRVVDCLKLLDIEKLEKRVPYNLSGGEKKKVVIAAILAMNPEVIVLDEPFNGLSIHFQNEILSLLKELNKMGKTIILTTHRYDQIKDIADRFLIFKDKTICYDLKSNELKKRKDIEDYCRIL from the coding sequence ATGATAACATGCGATAATGTATATTTTAGTTATGATAATAGTTTGGTACTTGAAAATATCAATTTTAATATAAAAAGTGGAGAGTTTGTTGTTATAATGGGTGACAATGGATGCGGAAAATCTACGCTGCTTAAAATATTAAATGGTATTGTTTTTCCAAGTAAAGGTCAGTATACATTTAAAGGACAAAATATTAATAGTACATACTTAAAAAACAGCTATAATATGTCATTATTTCATCAAAACATCGGTTTTATATTTCAGAATTATGAAGTACAGCTTTTTAATAGCACAGTTTACGATGAGATTGCATTTGGCCTTAGAACGATGGGGCTTAAAGAAAATGAAGTAAAAAAAAGAGTAGTTGACTGCCTTAAACTTTTAGATATTGAAAAATTAGAAAAAAGAGTTCCTTATAATTTGTCAGGCGGAGAAAAAAAGAAGGTAGTCATAGCAGCTATACTAGCTATGAATCCTGAAGTAATAGTTTTAGATGAACCATTTAATGGATTATCAATTCATTTTCAAAATGAAATTTTATCGTTACTTAAAGAATTAAATAAAATGGGAAAAACGATTATATTAACTACTCATAGGTATGATCAGATAAAAGATATAGCAGATAGATTTTTGATCTTTAAAGATAAGACTATTTGTTATGATTTAAAATCAAATGAATTAAAAAAGCGTAAAGACATAGAAGATTATTGTAGAATATTATAG